In a single window of the Centropristis striata isolate RG_2023a ecotype Rhode Island chromosome 18, C.striata_1.0, whole genome shotgun sequence genome:
- the rmdn3 gene encoding regulator of microtubule dynamics protein 3, translating into MNTPLGRNGLIGLAIGATAGCGLIAFIIYKEICRRRSQSLVLEARPAPRLFDGAEKAMLLEALDEQEVEAQEQALAAVEAVVQGLSPEQQQELRNQLDQVLNCVSSLRSEVAELRGGLQDIALQIIQDVKKGVEDSQRVRRRRHVVHRERTDSASSSSIYFTASQGMASTCEETSEGGYSTAYAESDYTDRDTDKEEGEREPEQESEEEDKSCATVLTLRQEDSQEEEVEERGLEEEEEEEEDDDDDEGRLQLVTEVPSGELALLLAQSDILHTGDASLKAEGFHLLLDNRAEYGHSREFLWRLARAYSDMYESTEDKQEKKTYAQQGQEEAELALKKNGLNAECHKWFAVLTGLTTQHESMHSKLKSSHILKEHLDRAITLRDDDPMCFYLLGRWCYEVATLDWLEKKAAAALYNSPPTSTLHDALENFLKAEELSPGFSKAVRLNIAQCHKELGNISEATNWTELALKMPTNSNDVETSKLEAQLQVLTDRKI; encoded by the exons ATGAACACGCCGCTCGGGAGGAACGGGTTAATCGGGCTTGCTATCGGAGCTACAGCCGGTTGCGGTTTGATTGCCTTCATTATTTACAAGGAGATATGTAGGAGAAGATCCCAGAGCCTGGTGCTGGAGGCCCGGCCAGCTCCCCGGCTGTTTGACGGGGCGGAGAAAGCAATGCTGCTGGAGGCTCTGGATGAGCAGG AGGTGGAGGCCCAGGAGCAGGCTCTGGCAGCAGTGGAGGCAGTGGTGCAGGGCCTGTCcccggagcagcagcaggagctcaGGAACCAGCTGGACCAGGTGCTGAACTGCGTGTCCTCACTGCGCTCAGAGGTGGCTGAGCTGAGGGGAGGCCTGCAGGACATTGCCCTGCAGATTATTCAGGATGTCAA AAAGGGAGTGGAGGACAGTCAGCGGGTGCGTCGGCGGCGCCATGTTGTACACAGGGAGCGCACTGACTCCgccagctccagctccatctACTTCACTGCCAGCCAGGGCATGGCCAGCACATGTGAGGAGACCAGTGAAGGAGG GTACTCCACGGCCTATGCTGAGTCGGACTATACTGATCGTGACACAGACAAAGAGGAGGGTGAGCGGGAGCCTGAACAGGAGTCTGAGGAAGAGGACAAGAGCTGTGCAACTGTCCTCACCCTCCGCCAGGAGGACTCCCAGgaagaggaagtggaggagagagggctggaggaggaggaggaggaggaggaggatgatgatgatgatgagggaaGGCTGCAGCTGGTCACTGAAGTTCCCAGTGGGGAGTTGGCTCTCCTCCTGGCTCAGAGTGACATCCTCCACACAGGAGACGCAAGTTTAAAGGCAGAGGGCTTTCACCTGCTGCTAGACAACAGAGCAGAG taTGGACACAGCAGGGAGTTTCTGTGGCGACTGGCTCGGGCTTACAGTGATATGTACGAGTCCACTGAGGACAAACAAGAGAAGAAGACCTATGCCCAACAAG GTCAAGAGGAGGCAGAGTTGGCCCTGAAGAAGAATGGCCTGAATGCTGAATGCCACAAATG GTTTGCTGTGCTGACAGGACTGACCACCCAGCATGAGAGCATGCACAGCAAACTGAAGAGCAGCCATATATTAAAG GAGCATCTGGACCGTGCAATCACCCTCAGAGACGATGACCCCATGTGTTTCTACCTGCTTGGCAGATGGTGCTATGAG gtaGCCACTCTAGACTGGTTGGAGAAGAAGGCAGCTGCTGCACTCTACAATAGCCCCCCGACCTCCACACTGCATGACGCGCTGGAGAACTTCCTCAAG GCAGAGGAACTCAGTCCAGGTTTCTCCAAGGCTGTGAGACTTAACATCGCACAG